Proteins from a genomic interval of Rosa chinensis cultivar Old Blush chromosome 2, RchiOBHm-V2, whole genome shotgun sequence:
- the LOC112183746 gene encoding STS14 protein gives MARALVVVLAVTVAICLTQCHGYGLPVRPHYINFYGSGPRLIPRTNLSLDFLESQNKARAAVGVAPLKWSPSLEKAAHDVAWSMIYNEKGCHSYLDPMSLNRTFDIGGYNQHWDRYGTLPPGEVVDKWLLMKKYYNYANNSCSVRNNRCGWYTQVVWRNSLELGCAQERCFENRQSNGMTICLYSPRGNVPGQRPY, from the coding sequence ATGGCTCGGGCCTTGGTTGTAGTACTAGCCGTGACTGTAGCCATATGTCTCACTCAGTGTCACGGCTACGGCCTACCCGTTAGACCTCATTATATAAACTTTTACGGATCAGGACCAAGGCTCATCCCCAGAACAAATTTATCCCTGGATTTCCTGGAAAGTCAGAACAAAGCAAGAGCCGCAGTTGGGGTTGCCCCTCTTAAATGGAGCCCTTCCCTGGAAAAGGCCGCACACGACGTAGCATGGTCCATGATCTATAATGAAAAGGGTTGCCATTCTTATTTGGACCCGATGAGCCTCAATCGAACGTTTGACATTGGCGGCTACAACCAGCACTGGGATCGTTATGGAACACTGCCACCGGGCGAGGTTGTGGACAAGTGGTTGCTGATGAAGAAGTACTACAACTACGCCAATAACTCGTGTAGTGTGCGCAACAATAGGTGCGGTTGGTATACGCAGGTGGTGTGGAGGAACTCCTTGGAGTTGGGGTGTGCTCAGGAAAGATGTTTCGAGAACCGGCAAAGTAACGGTATGACTATCTGTCTTTATAGTCCTCGTGGAAATGTTCCAGGGCAGAGACCGTACTAG
- the LOC112183747 gene encoding uncharacterized protein LOC112183747, with product MGVCASSPTIKLKRNGGRSSSRQEGTSSDYIGRPKGIVVIDVDGDQVQELKQPTQARGIISQYPNHVLCNSEAMSVGTCAPHVPDDEELQPGQIYFLVPLRQAQNPLSLPELCNLAIKASSALAKR from the coding sequence ATGGGCGTCTGCGCTTCGTCTCCAACCATCAAGCTCAAGAGAAATGGAGGCAGAAGCAGTAGCAGACAAGAAGGAACAAGCTCGGACTACATCGGACGTCCAAAAGGGATTGTCGTGATCGACGTGGACGGTGATCAGGTGCAAGAGTTGAAGCAACCGACCCAAGCCAGGGGGATCATTTCGCAGTATCCCAACCATGTTCTCTGCAACTCCGAAGCCATGTCCGTCGGCACGTGCGCGCCTCACGTGCCCGACGACGAGGAGCTTCAACCGGGTCAAATTTATTTTCTGGTGCCACTCCGCCAGGCCCAGAATCCGCTTTCTCTACCGGAACTTTGTAATCTCGCAATAAAGGCCAGTTCTGCACTGGCGAAAAGATGA